The Vibrio sp. SNU_ST1 genome has a segment encoding these proteins:
- a CDS encoding PA4780 family RIO1-like protein kinase has protein sequence MKIPKRIQPLVDDGLVDEVKSQLMSGKEASVYIVRCGDTIRCAKVYKEISQRSFKKATAYREGRKVRNSRRARAMEKGSGFGREQQEKVWQSAEVDALYKLAEAGVRVPVPYGCFDGVLLMELVTDDEGYVAPRLNDVVMPPEQAIEDHAVMMTYVVKMLCVGLIHGDLSEFNVLVDEYGPVIIDLPQAVDASANNNAEWMLTRDVNNIRDYYAQFAPELATTEYAKEMWALFEKGDLKPDSKLTGEFTESDALADIDAIMQEIDAARAEEQSRRERVKEEKEGVDESKFNWAE, from the coding sequence ATGAAGATACCTAAAAGAATACAGCCCTTAGTTGACGATGGTTTAGTCGACGAGGTGAAAAGCCAACTAATGAGTGGCAAAGAAGCGTCAGTGTACATAGTACGCTGTGGTGATACGATCCGTTGTGCCAAGGTGTACAAGGAAATAAGCCAACGTAGCTTTAAAAAAGCGACGGCATATCGAGAAGGGCGAAAAGTCCGCAATAGTCGCCGCGCTAGAGCGATGGAAAAAGGCTCTGGTTTCGGTCGCGAGCAACAAGAAAAAGTATGGCAAAGCGCAGAAGTGGATGCCTTGTATAAGCTAGCAGAAGCAGGCGTTCGCGTGCCTGTCCCTTATGGCTGCTTTGACGGCGTACTGCTGATGGAGTTGGTCACTGATGACGAAGGTTATGTTGCGCCAAGATTGAATGATGTGGTGATGCCGCCTGAACAAGCGATTGAAGATCATGCGGTGATGATGACCTATGTCGTTAAGATGCTTTGCGTTGGTTTAATTCATGGCGACTTGTCTGAATTCAACGTATTGGTTGATGAATACGGCCCTGTGATTATCGATTTACCGCAAGCGGTCGATGCTTCTGCGAACAACAATGCTGAATGGATGCTGACTCGTGATGTTAATAACATCCGTGACTATTATGCGCAGTTTGCCCCTGAACTGGCGACCACTGAGTACGCTAAAGAAATGTGGGCACTGTTTGAGAAGGGCGATTTGAAGCCGGATAGCAAACTAACGGGTGAGTTTACCGAAAGTGACGCATTGGCAGATATTGATGCCATCATGCAAGAAATTGACGCAGCCCGCGCTGAAGAGCAAAGCCGACGCGAGCG
- a CDS encoding AAA family ATPase codes for MKILSLEFENLNSLKGRWKLDFTQSPFAENGLFAITGPTGAGKTTILDAICLALFHRTPRLKSIAKGNNELMTRGTGECFAELEFEVQGRTYRSNFHQKRARGKHDGALQTPTCEFADADTDKVLETMLTKKTKLVEQVTGLDFSRFTKSIMLSQGEFAAFLNANANDRAELLEELTGTEVYSLISERIYDHFKSSEESLNHLKAKADGVSLLSEEQIQELTAEREVLETEQKRLAEQLKAWQAHLSWWKDMTKAEQTIATSEHDLKTAQDELDRNQPSLERLANSEPAEKLRPIHKDLKRCEQEVNTTQAHLDNSTKLLAVRDAEKQDAQTKLTQSSAIVEQVKIEQHDQEKIIELVRPLDNQITVLKDKQTAAVNAANTLNEQDTQQRNQQIVLVQKIDALKQQDQLSTEYLNTHQADQHLEKHLGQWQAKVEQVRTLERQHSEQLNSAKQALSAVDAQQSIIKSAQEAKASQDQALAELVVLEGNAKQQWEALQGNTSEQVLNTQKDLLEFWNRNTHSLLEINRGFLNAQQQLHVKTQAHQTNTQLVDKLSKEREVLVERYKERETSLERLTRLIDQEGELAKYRAILESGSECPLCGSTDHSIEQSKDIANLVAQKDRENLELSTIKKEGQEHRQQLDSLAPMIAALNDDIQRAQADIQQAQMNWQGVIGKLKQSLSDFVGTAPELAMLTVNDLGNGATVATFAQHCELQLSQSSQQLKALADAKAHYAEAEKQRLSVSVMADKAQSNLELAEQRLADLSKQNHSTNEQVTQIAQAKEQQWNALKESIVQTSIEAPELEHIDGWFTAKSQASSMWEQTKQQQADIEKQLITQNAELKTLDDKLSSAEKELATLTRESESLVLELTRVTAERTKLFDDKDIQATSNAMKQKVTEAVNVFDAAQLVLNRCELEYRTEQTKHTSFSGELFSKQSSHTQASNAWLQALKTSPFEVESDFEAALLDEEVRTQLQSLKKSLDEAIVSAQARLNTAKATQADLQSHTNAKLWQEQDQQQVEEETTKCQNTQQSHATKIGAISANLETDSQNRSNQQDLFKQIDEQQVEFDDISRLNSLIGSKNGDKFRKFAQGLTLENLVYLANKQLQRLHGRYELKRKADDGLELQVLDTWQGDVMRDTKTLSGGESFLVSLALALALSDLVSYKTSIDSLFLDEGFGTLDSDTLDIALNALDNLNASGKMIGVISHVEALKERVPVQLKVTKHSGLGVSEMEKQYKVVA; via the coding sequence ATGAAGATTTTAAGCCTAGAATTTGAAAACCTGAACTCTTTAAAAGGGCGTTGGAAGCTCGATTTTACCCAATCACCATTTGCGGAAAATGGTCTGTTCGCGATTACAGGCCCAACAGGGGCGGGTAAAACCACCATTCTTGATGCGATTTGTTTGGCTCTGTTCCACCGCACACCACGTTTGAAGAGCATCGCGAAAGGCAACAACGAATTAATGACGCGTGGTACAGGTGAGTGTTTCGCTGAGCTAGAATTTGAGGTGCAGGGCAGAACGTACCGCTCTAACTTCCATCAAAAGCGTGCACGCGGAAAACACGATGGTGCATTACAGACTCCAACTTGCGAGTTTGCCGATGCGGACACAGATAAAGTCTTAGAAACCATGCTGACCAAGAAAACCAAGTTGGTGGAGCAGGTAACCGGTCTCGATTTTTCACGCTTCACCAAATCCATCATGTTGTCTCAAGGTGAGTTCGCGGCGTTTCTTAATGCTAACGCTAACGACCGTGCAGAGTTATTGGAAGAGCTGACGGGAACAGAAGTTTATAGCCTGATTTCAGAGCGTATCTACGATCATTTCAAGTCGAGTGAAGAGTCGCTCAATCACCTGAAAGCGAAAGCAGACGGTGTGAGTTTACTGTCTGAAGAGCAAATCCAAGAGCTAACCGCAGAGCGTGAAGTGTTAGAAACCGAACAGAAGCGTTTAGCCGAGCAATTAAAAGCGTGGCAAGCACATCTCAGTTGGTGGAAGGACATGACCAAAGCTGAGCAAACTATTGCGACCAGTGAGCACGATCTTAAAACAGCTCAAGATGAACTAGACCGTAACCAACCCTCACTAGAGCGTTTGGCAAACAGTGAACCAGCTGAAAAGCTGCGCCCAATACACAAAGATTTAAAGCGTTGCGAACAAGAGGTGAACACTACTCAAGCTCACCTAGATAACAGCACCAAGTTACTTGCCGTTCGTGATGCAGAGAAGCAAGATGCGCAAACTAAACTGACGCAAAGCAGTGCGATTGTCGAACAGGTAAAAATCGAGCAACACGATCAAGAGAAGATCATCGAACTGGTGCGTCCGCTAGACAATCAAATTACCGTACTCAAAGATAAGCAAACTGCGGCCGTTAATGCAGCGAATACGCTAAACGAGCAAGACACGCAGCAGCGCAATCAACAGATTGTTTTAGTCCAAAAAATAGACGCACTGAAGCAACAAGATCAACTCAGCACTGAGTACCTAAATACACATCAAGCTGACCAACATCTGGAAAAACACCTAGGTCAATGGCAAGCAAAGGTCGAGCAAGTTCGTACTCTAGAGCGTCAGCATTCAGAGCAGTTGAACTCAGCGAAGCAAGCTTTGTCTGCGGTTGATGCACAGCAATCAATTATCAAGTCAGCTCAAGAAGCTAAAGCATCGCAAGACCAAGCATTAGCTGAATTGGTCGTGTTAGAGGGTAATGCTAAGCAACAGTGGGAAGCATTGCAAGGCAACACCAGTGAACAAGTGTTGAATACGCAAAAAGATCTGTTGGAGTTTTGGAATCGCAATACGCACTCATTACTTGAGATCAATCGTGGTTTCCTAAATGCCCAGCAACAGCTGCACGTTAAAACTCAGGCACATCAAACTAACACTCAGCTGGTCGACAAGCTTTCGAAAGAACGTGAAGTGCTGGTGGAGCGATATAAAGAGAGAGAGACTTCGCTTGAGCGATTAACGCGATTGATTGATCAAGAAGGCGAATTGGCAAAATACCGTGCAATTCTAGAATCAGGCTCTGAGTGCCCACTGTGTGGTTCAACAGATCATTCGATTGAGCAGTCGAAAGACATTGCGAATTTGGTCGCCCAAAAAGATCGGGAAAACCTAGAGTTATCGACCATCAAGAAAGAAGGTCAAGAGCATCGTCAGCAGTTAGATTCTCTTGCGCCTATGATTGCGGCACTTAACGATGACATTCAACGTGCGCAAGCGGATATTCAGCAAGCTCAAATGAATTGGCAAGGTGTAATTGGTAAGCTTAAACAGAGCTTATCGGATTTCGTTGGCACGGCTCCAGAGCTAGCAATGCTAACGGTAAACGATTTAGGGAATGGAGCTACAGTCGCGACTTTTGCTCAGCATTGTGAACTTCAACTAAGTCAGAGCTCACAGCAACTCAAAGCTTTGGCTGATGCGAAAGCACACTATGCCGAAGCTGAGAAACAACGCTTGTCAGTAAGTGTTATGGCTGACAAGGCGCAGTCTAATCTCGAGTTGGCCGAGCAACGCTTAGCGGATCTGAGTAAGCAAAACCACAGTACAAACGAGCAAGTGACTCAGATTGCTCAAGCGAAAGAGCAGCAATGGAACGCTCTGAAAGAGAGCATTGTTCAAACTTCTATCGAAGCGCCTGAGCTTGAACATATCGATGGTTGGTTTACTGCGAAATCACAGGCATCAAGCATGTGGGAGCAAACTAAACAACAACAGGCCGATATTGAGAAGCAGCTGATCACTCAAAATGCCGAATTGAAAACCTTAGATGACAAGCTAAGTAGCGCAGAGAAAGAGCTCGCAACACTGACGCGAGAGAGTGAGTCTTTAGTGCTAGAGCTAACTCGTGTAACGGCTGAAAGAACAAAATTGTTTGATGACAAAGACATTCAAGCCACCAGCAATGCGATGAAGCAAAAAGTTACTGAAGCGGTAAACGTATTTGATGCCGCGCAGTTGGTGCTTAACCGCTGTGAACTCGAGTATCGAACTGAGCAAACCAAACACACCAGCTTTTCTGGAGAGTTGTTCAGCAAGCAGTCAAGTCATACACAAGCGTCGAATGCTTGGTTACAAGCACTGAAAACTAGTCCTTTCGAAGTTGAGTCTGATTTTGAAGCGGCGTTGTTGGATGAAGAAGTTAGAACTCAACTTCAAAGCCTGAAGAAGTCTTTGGACGAGGCGATTGTCAGTGCGCAAGCTAGGTTGAACACGGCTAAAGCCACACAAGCTGATCTGCAAAGTCACACCAACGCTAAATTATGGCAAGAGCAAGACCAACAGCAAGTTGAAGAAGAGACAACCAAATGCCAAAACACACAACAAAGCCATGCGACAAAGATCGGTGCGATTTCTGCCAATCTTGAAACGGATAGCCAGAACCGAAGTAATCAGCAAGATCTGTTTAAGCAAATTGATGAGCAACAAGTCGAGTTTGATGATATCTCACGTCTGAACTCGCTTATTGGTTCTAAGAACGGCGACAAATTCCGTAAGTTCGCTCAAGGTCTAACATTGGAAAACTTGGTGTACTTGGCCAACAAACAGCTACAGCGTTTGCATGGTCGTTATGAGTTAAAACGCAAAGCCGATGACGGCTTAGAACTGCAAGTGCTCGACACATGGCAGGGCGATGTGATGCGTGATACCAAGACGTTATCAGGTGGCGAAAGTTTCTTGGTGAGCTTGGCGTTGGCATTGGCGCTTTCTGATCTTGTTAGCTACAAAACCAGTATTGATTCTCTGTTCTTGGATGAGGGGTTCGGTACGCTGGATAGCGACACATTAGACATTGCTCTAAACGCACTCGATAACTTGAATGCATCAGGCAAGATGATTGGTGTCATTAGCCATGTCGAAGCACTGAAAGAGCGCGTACCGGTTCAGCTTAAAGTGACAAAACACTCTGGCTTAGGTGTGAGTGAGATGGAGAAGCAGTACAAGGTTGTTGCTTAA
- the sbcD gene encoding exonuclease subunit SbcD has product MKILHTSDWHLGQNFYNKSRKNEHERFLQWLLEQVTEHNIDAIIVAGDIFDTSTPPSYAREMYNKFVVDSNKIGCQLVLLGGNHDSVSVLKETQQLLKYMGADVIPNTNEDHATQVVELKGKSGDVEALVCAIPFIRPRDVLTSQAGVTGVERQKQLGDAIKQHYQSVYDAAVAKRATFENNDNMPIIATGHLTAMGVQQSDSVRDIYVGNLDGFAADGFPDADYIALGHIHRPQVVAKREYIRYCGSPIPLSFDELKSQKQVCVVEFVEGERSISQLAVPTFQPLAEIKGDLSEIESQLNQYIGLDGEQSVWLSIEVQAQDYLSDLQERMRALTEGLNVEVLQLRRARERRNQALEQESAETLSELSPMDVFTKRIALEEFETESEKARLERMTVKFKQVMEEVSYGSDSYCADSQEKIEAPKGTGE; this is encoded by the coding sequence ATGAAAATTCTTCACACGTCCGATTGGCACCTTGGCCAAAACTTCTACAACAAAAGCCGTAAGAATGAACATGAGCGGTTTTTACAATGGTTACTCGAGCAAGTCACAGAGCACAACATCGACGCGATCATTGTTGCCGGTGATATATTCGATACCAGCACACCGCCGAGTTACGCGCGTGAGATGTATAACAAGTTTGTTGTCGACTCGAATAAGATCGGCTGTCAACTGGTACTGCTAGGCGGAAACCACGATTCCGTTTCAGTTCTGAAAGAGACACAACAGCTGCTCAAATACATGGGGGCTGACGTCATCCCAAATACCAACGAAGATCATGCGACTCAGGTTGTCGAGCTTAAAGGCAAAAGTGGTGATGTAGAAGCGCTGGTGTGCGCTATTCCGTTTATTCGCCCTCGCGATGTGTTGACTAGCCAAGCCGGTGTTACTGGTGTTGAGCGTCAAAAGCAATTAGGTGACGCTATTAAACAGCACTATCAAAGTGTCTATGATGCAGCTGTTGCAAAGCGAGCGACGTTTGAAAATAACGACAACATGCCAATCATCGCTACTGGTCATTTAACAGCGATGGGGGTTCAACAATCGGATTCGGTGCGTGATATCTATGTCGGTAACCTTGATGGTTTCGCCGCTGATGGTTTCCCAGATGCCGACTATATTGCATTGGGTCATATCCACCGCCCACAAGTGGTAGCAAAACGTGAATACATTCGCTATTGCGGCTCTCCAATTCCGTTAAGTTTTGATGAGCTTAAATCTCAGAAACAAGTGTGTGTGGTCGAATTTGTTGAAGGCGAGCGCAGCATATCTCAACTGGCTGTTCCAACTTTCCAACCCCTTGCTGAAATCAAAGGTGACTTGAGTGAAATTGAGTCTCAGTTGAATCAGTACATTGGCTTGGACGGTGAACAAAGCGTGTGGTTGTCGATAGAGGTTCAGGCTCAAGATTACCTATCTGATCTACAAGAGCGTATGCGTGCATTGACTGAAGGCTTAAATGTTGAAGTATTGCAACTGCGCCGAGCAAGAGAACGCCGTAACCAAGCGCTGGAGCAAGAATCAGCAGAAACCCTGTCTGAACTTAGCCCGATGGATGTGTTTACCAAGCGTATTGCCTTAGAAGAGTTTGAAACTGAGTCTGAAAAAGCACGCTTAGAGCGAATGACGGTGAAGTTCAAGCAAGTGATGGAAGAAGTGTCTTATGGCTCTGATAGTTACTGTGCTGATAGCCAAGAAAAAATAGAAGCACCAAAAGGGACGGGTGAGTAA
- a CDS encoding glycoside hydrolase family 3 N-terminal domain-containing protein, which translates to MGLLFAPVTTADLNENNDPGQPHSELRYYSDWPELKSRIVKEQYIEDRVADLVQRMTLGEKVGQMIMPEYRQVTPQEAKQYKIGSVLNGGGGWPNENKTATARDWALQSDQYWLALDEAYAGRGFRIPFMWATDAVHGHNNVFGATLFPHNIGLGAANNPELIQRIGEVTATEVAATGIDLTFAPTVAVPRDYRWGRVYEGYSESSAITSQYAEAIVVGLQGDQKQLRSESKVIATVKHWLGDGGTERGVDRGVNRSSEENLRNIHAIGYFSAIEAGAQVVMTSFNSWSEPTLGSQNQSGKPTETESQALLISNGSNQNQAKSHKGKLHGSRYLVTEVLKDKMGFDGIVVTDWNGHGEVKGCTNSDCPQAVNAGNDLFMVTDNRDWKGFYRNVIKQVRSGVIPMSRIDDAVTRILRVKMRAGLWDKPRPSYRLYAADQTLVGAKSHREVARQAVRESLVLLKNDNNVLPLNSSNQSYLVIGSAANDLQKQTGGWTLTWQGNENKRSDFPHGMTVLEAITHQVGEKRVFTEVNEAPMDAVAIVVIGEDPYAEMFGDIKSHQTLAYSELKASYKEDLELLTNLKSLGYEVVTVFFSGRPLYVNPELNQSDAFVAAWLPGTEGQGITDVLFNLNGADFSGKLSYSWPSTKCMTNFNRPAPHIPNYQTPITESSESVAAPLFSYGFGLNYQSPSEQRVAGEFPLDDRERGCGVAKQKATPEHNLEIYSRLATDKFVPKISGQVTSWKGTFVSRSKVLEIGSATTTPINYKHQQDALAVSLGEQLPMQFYLQTPDKEGVDLRHYLAADATLQFDISVRGSVPESLRLASHCVYPCGAMASIKEPLQKALINSEEQWTRIKVPLKCLAKSGVDFSNMNTPFLLYSDDPFEFDIGEIRFVPRKLDEAKDSLKCGIFKRIQ; encoded by the coding sequence GTGGGACTATTGTTTGCCCCTGTCACGACAGCAGACCTTAATGAAAACAACGACCCTGGTCAGCCACATTCAGAACTTAGATATTATAGTGATTGGCCTGAACTAAAGAGTCGTATTGTCAAAGAGCAATACATTGAAGATCGAGTCGCGGATTTAGTACAACGGATGACACTTGGTGAAAAAGTCGGCCAGATGATCATGCCTGAGTATCGTCAAGTAACACCACAAGAAGCCAAGCAATATAAAATAGGGTCTGTTTTAAATGGCGGTGGTGGTTGGCCTAATGAAAACAAAACAGCTACAGCTCGTGATTGGGCACTTCAATCCGACCAATATTGGTTAGCGCTAGACGAAGCGTATGCAGGGCGTGGGTTCCGGATCCCTTTCATGTGGGCAACGGATGCGGTCCACGGACACAACAATGTATTTGGCGCGACACTCTTCCCCCATAATATCGGCCTTGGCGCAGCGAATAACCCTGAACTTATCCAAAGAATTGGTGAAGTCACCGCCACAGAAGTCGCCGCAACCGGAATCGACCTAACGTTTGCGCCCACTGTTGCTGTTCCTCGAGATTACCGCTGGGGACGAGTCTATGAGGGCTACTCCGAATCTTCCGCAATTACCTCTCAGTATGCCGAGGCAATTGTTGTTGGGTTGCAAGGCGATCAAAAACAACTCCGTTCAGAATCCAAAGTCATCGCAACGGTAAAGCACTGGCTTGGTGATGGCGGGACAGAAAGAGGGGTGGATCGAGGTGTAAATCGCTCAAGTGAAGAAAACTTACGTAACATTCATGCGATAGGATACTTTTCGGCGATAGAAGCAGGCGCTCAAGTTGTCATGACTTCATTTAACTCTTGGAGTGAGCCGACGTTGGGCTCGCAAAATCAAAGTGGTAAACCTACAGAAACCGAAAGCCAAGCTCTGTTAATCTCAAACGGATCCAATCAGAACCAAGCAAAATCGCACAAAGGTAAGCTTCATGGTAGCCGTTATCTGGTCACTGAAGTACTGAAAGATAAAATGGGCTTTGACGGCATTGTCGTTACCGATTGGAATGGCCACGGTGAAGTAAAAGGGTGTACTAATTCTGATTGTCCTCAAGCGGTTAATGCCGGGAATGACCTCTTCATGGTGACGGATAATCGTGATTGGAAAGGCTTCTATCGTAATGTGATAAAGCAAGTTCGTTCGGGTGTCATACCTATGTCGCGAATAGACGATGCGGTGACGCGTATTTTGCGAGTAAAGATGCGCGCTGGATTGTGGGATAAACCCCGCCCTTCATATCGTTTATATGCAGCAGACCAAACTTTGGTAGGCGCTAAGTCGCACCGAGAGGTTGCACGCCAAGCGGTGAGAGAGTCTTTAGTCTTGCTGAAAAATGATAATAATGTGTTGCCCTTAAACTCAAGTAACCAAAGCTATTTGGTGATAGGTAGCGCAGCAAATGATTTACAAAAGCAGACCGGAGGTTGGACGCTGACATGGCAAGGGAACGAAAACAAGCGTAGTGATTTTCCTCATGGTATGACTGTGCTAGAAGCCATCACTCATCAAGTGGGTGAAAAAAGGGTGTTTACAGAGGTAAATGAAGCTCCAATGGATGCGGTCGCGATTGTGGTCATTGGTGAAGACCCGTACGCAGAGATGTTTGGCGATATTAAATCACATCAAACGCTTGCTTACTCAGAGCTTAAAGCCAGTTACAAAGAAGACTTGGAATTACTGACTAATCTTAAAAGCCTAGGTTATGAGGTGGTGACGGTATTCTTTTCAGGCCGCCCACTTTACGTTAACCCTGAACTTAACCAGTCGGATGCCTTTGTTGCTGCTTGGTTGCCCGGCACTGAAGGCCAGGGTATCACGGATGTATTGTTCAATCTTAATGGAGCAGACTTCAGTGGCAAGCTCTCTTACTCATGGCCGTCGACCAAATGTATGACGAACTTCAATCGACCTGCACCTCATATTCCCAATTATCAGACTCCTATTACCGAAAGTTCCGAAAGTGTGGCTGCTCCTTTGTTTAGTTATGGTTTTGGGTTGAACTACCAAAGCCCATCAGAACAAAGGGTTGCAGGGGAGTTTCCCTTAGATGATAGAGAGCGGGGATGTGGTGTCGCAAAACAGAAAGCGACACCCGAACACAACTTAGAAATCTATAGCCGACTAGCGACCGACAAATTTGTACCCAAAATCAGCGGTCAGGTGACGAGTTGGAAAGGCACCTTTGTATCTAGATCTAAAGTGTTAGAAATTGGCAGTGCAACAACGACACCAATAAATTATAAGCACCAACAAGATGCGTTGGCAGTGTCATTAGGTGAGCAGCTTCCAATGCAGTTCTACCTGCAAACACCCGATAAAGAAGGTGTCGATCTTCGTCATTACTTAGCGGCAGACGCTACGCTTCAATTTGATATATCAGTCAGAGGTTCAGTGCCTGAGTCTCTAAGATTGGCATCTCATTGTGTTTACCCGTGTGGCGCGATGGCATCGATTAAGGAGCCTTTACAAAAGGCGTTGATCAATTCCGAAGAACAATGGACTCGAATTAAAGTCCCCCTTAAATGTTTAGCGAAAAGTGGGGTGGATTTTTCAAATATGAATACGCCATTTTTGCTCTATTCAGATGATCCATTTGAGTTTGATATTGGTGAGATACGCTTCGTTCCACGGAAATTAGATGAAGCAAAAGATAGCCTGAAGTGTGGCATATTTAAGCGGATACAATAA
- a CDS encoding glutathione S-transferase family protein: MIKLVSFKNCPFVQRVMGALVMKNVPFEIEYIELNNKPQWFLDISPNGQVPVLITENDTVLFESDAIVEYLDDKYAPIEEVSPEQKALDRAWSYQASKHYMPQCGTMASKDKETFDTRLANLQKSFFKAENKLGELPFFKGDYISNVDIAWLPLLHRAFVIKEHSGFDMLESFPKVLKWQAALIESGLTDKTVPADFIEKFSGFYLSNTYLASLAEAH; encoded by the coding sequence ATGATTAAACTTGTTAGCTTTAAAAACTGCCCATTCGTACAGCGTGTAATGGGGGCTTTAGTAATGAAAAACGTACCGTTTGAAATTGAGTACATAGAACTGAATAACAAACCACAGTGGTTTTTGGATATCTCACCGAACGGGCAGGTACCTGTGTTAATTACAGAAAACGACACCGTCCTTTTTGAATCTGATGCAATTGTTGAATACCTAGACGATAAATATGCGCCTATTGAAGAGGTTTCACCCGAGCAGAAAGCACTCGACCGTGCTTGGTCTTATCAAGCGAGTAAACATTACATGCCACAATGCGGCACCATGGCAAGTAAAGACAAAGAGACATTTGATACTCGCTTAGCGAATCTTCAAAAATCGTTCTTCAAAGCTGAAAATAAACTGGGCGAACTCCCATTTTTCAAAGGTGATTACATCTCTAATGTCGACATCGCTTGGTTGCCACTATTACACCGAGCATTTGTTATTAAAGAGCATTCAGGTTTCGATATGCTAGAAAGCTTCCCGAAAGTACTAAAATGGCAAGCGGCGCTGATTGAATCAGGCTTGACCGATAAAACCGTTCCTGCGGATTTTATTGAGAAGTTCAGCGGCTTCTATTTGAGCAATACCTACTTAGCCAGCTTAGCTGAAGCACACTAA
- a CDS encoding LysE/ArgO family amino acid transporter, whose amino-acid sequence MPTYFAGFTLGLSLILAIGSQNAFVLKQGLKNQHVFVICAVCTISDALLISFGVMGFGAIVDQFPQIEQFARYGGAIFLGVYSFLSFRSAFTENHALEATAETKNSLTKAVTMCLAFTWLNPHVYLDTVVLLGSISTQYQPNQMLFGAGAVSASFVFFFSLGYGARFLAPMFKNPRAWKVLEFVVGVIMAFIAISLLV is encoded by the coding sequence ATGCCGACTTATTTTGCAGGTTTTACTCTTGGGCTTTCGCTTATCCTCGCGATAGGTTCTCAAAATGCGTTCGTTCTTAAACAGGGCTTAAAGAATCAGCATGTGTTTGTTATTTGTGCTGTCTGCACGATTTCAGATGCATTACTGATCAGCTTTGGTGTGATGGGCTTTGGTGCAATTGTTGATCAGTTCCCACAAATTGAGCAGTTTGCTCGTTACGGTGGGGCTATCTTTTTAGGTGTTTACTCATTTTTGAGCTTTCGCTCAGCATTTACCGAAAATCATGCTTTAGAAGCTACTGCAGAAACCAAAAACTCTTTAACCAAAGCAGTTACCATGTGTTTAGCGTTTACTTGGCTTAATCCGCATGTGTACCTGGATACTGTGGTGTTACTTGGTTCTATCTCAACACAATATCAACCAAATCAAATGTTGTTTGGCGCTGGTGCTGTATCGGCTTCTTTCGTGTTTTTCTTTTCACTTGGATATGGCGCACGCTTCTTGGCTCCAATGTTTAAGAACCCGAGAGCGTGGAAGGTGTTGGAGTTTGTGGTTGGCGTGATCATGGCGTTTATTGCAATATCTTTACTCGTATAG
- a CDS encoding GNAT family N-acetyltransferase: MKIEIDDLSGGEVIGLLEEHLADMYATSPPESVHALDIDALKSPEITFFSAWKDSQLLGCVAIKELDTQHAELKSMRTSQFARKSGVASKLLQHVLDTATARQYRRISLETGSEDYFKPARNLYEKFGFGYCEPFANYVLDPHSQFMSIELR, from the coding sequence ATGAAAATAGAAATTGATGATTTGTCAGGCGGAGAGGTTATTGGACTATTGGAAGAGCATTTAGCTGACATGTATGCGACGTCGCCACCAGAAAGCGTTCATGCACTCGATATTGATGCTTTGAAATCACCAGAGATTACTTTTTTCAGTGCATGGAAAGACAGTCAGTTATTGGGCTGTGTGGCTATTAAAGAGCTTGATACACAACACGCTGAACTGAAGTCAATGAGAACCTCGCAGTTTGCAAGAAAATCTGGTGTCGCAAGCAAGCTATTGCAACACGTTTTGGATACGGCAACCGCTCGCCAATATCGACGTATTAGCCTAGAAACAGGATCGGAAGACTACTTTAAGCCAGCACGTAATTTGTACGAGAAGTTTGGCTTTGGTTACTGTGAACCCTTTGCTAATTATGTGTTAGATCCGCACAGCCAGTTCATGAGTATTGAGTTACGTTAA